A genomic window from Erpetoichthys calabaricus chromosome 17, fErpCal1.3, whole genome shotgun sequence includes:
- the LOC114667907 gene encoding B-cell receptor CD22-like yields MFLLMFLVASSCAVDVSRWKVNYQATQMCILEGSTVGIVCSYTPPPGVVIRNEMWFYGPDKEETGHNNETLVYHTEDEKVSAMYRNRVEFSGNKNTVCSVKISNVSREDSGYYKFRIEGTSSWTEVPGVHITVTGVTVEATAEKVKENESVTLTCKINCNLPGSQMSWYRNGQQLQKTSGKLKIERASDASYSCRVEHLASPEFLLNVEYTPRDVVITGQANMSIEEGTSVTLNCTALANPPSSYSWVKENSSHVGSGEQLHISSVNTSHAGSYYCEATNIHGTTKSAAVNLTVNVKHIADMSLHYVLYVSLIIIVLSGFTLALFIFSRKRAKKTNQQIRASKMDEGMDSCEDHTYASLDRIEVSSDYETILQKQ; encoded by the exons ATGTGAGTCGCTGGAAAGTCAACTATCAGGCAACGCAGATGTGCATACTGGAGGGATCAACTGTGGGGATTGTTTGTTCATACACACCTCCACCAGGTGTTGTTATTCGCAATGAAATGTGGTTTTATGGTCCTGACAAAGAAGAGACAGGTCATAATAATGAAACCCTTGTATATCATACAGAAGATGAGAAAGTGTCCGCCATGTACAGAAACCGAGTTGAGTTCTCGGGGAACAAAAACACTGTTTGCTCTGTGAAGATCAGCAATGTAAGCAGAGAGGACAGCGGCTACTACAAGTTTAGAATTGAGGGAACGAGTAGCTGGACTGAAGTGCCAGGAGTCCACATAACAGTCACAG GTGTAACGGTTGAAGCAACAGCAGAGAAGGTGAAAGAAAATGAGTCGGTGACACTGACTTGTAAAATAAACTGCAATCTCCCAGGCAGCCAAATGTCCTGGTACAGAAATGGACAACAATTACAAAAAACCTCAGGGAAGCTGAAAATTGAAAGAGCCTCCGATGCCAGTTACTCGTGTCGGGTCGAACACTTGGCCTCGCCGGAATTTCTCCTGAATGTTGAGT ACACCCCCAGGGATGTGGTCATCACAGGACAGGCCAATATGAGTATAGAAGAAGGGACATCGGTGACTTTAAACTGCACAGCCTTGGCAAACCCACCCAGCAGCTACAGCTGGGTCAAGGAGAACAGCAGCCATGTAGGATCAGGAGAACAACTGCACATCAGCAGTGTTAACACAAGTCATGCTGGGTCTTATTACTGTGAAGCCACCAACATCCACGGGACGACCAAGTCTGCAGCGGTCAACCTGACGGTAAACGTTAAGCATATAGCGG ACATGTCCCTGCATTACGTCTTATATGTCTCACTGATCATTATTGTCCTATCAGGATTCACTTTGGCACTTTTCATCTTCTCAAG AAAAAGAGCCAAGAAGACAAATCAGCAAATCAGAGCAAGCAAAATG GATGAAGGCATGGACAGTTGTGAAGATCACACCTATGCATCTCTGGATCGGATTGAGGTTTCTTCTGATTATGAAACAATCCTGCAAAAGCAATGA